The Rhizoctonia solani chromosome 13, complete sequence nucleotide sequence tgctataaggcagacggattctaattgtccgcgtaccaccggtcaccgcaccttttgtcagcggaactagtcagcagatccacccgcttgcagaaaacccgtcccacatcacgcccgcacacggcagttgattggttgatagggactgtccaacgctaggcggttgacgcaagttcttagcgctagaacaataaagcgacccataagtcctgtcacaggcaccaCTATCCCCCACTCGCCCATCATTACgtcccgcaccccctcttgcgcttcctctcGCGCTTCCCAACGCGccacttcccaccaaggccgctcatatccccatgagatggcaacctgctcccggagcaccgctcgtcccccgtcccctctcgatcaaggagagctgggacccgctcttccggcaaccgcCAATGAGTCAGGAGATCTCCAACCAGAGGTCTACGGGGAAATATCCCTCAGCCGcgcaatctccctcctcttgggattgcaaaaccaagtcatccggctcgagcgggaactcgaggaaatcaaggaagtcaacaaggaagcccaagactggatgggagcagtcaaCCAAACCCTCACTCGAATCAAGGCTAGCGGGGGGCCCcaaccccacacaccagaagaccggaaacccccggcagtggaggccacgcccaggcccatACCCAAAACCGACactcttccagcgcctagtgcgcccctcattgcctgggcTAACCCCACCAAACCCCCCCTCACATTTGCCCAACCAACCCCTGTCCGGGCCCCCCCGAGAGTCCATACTCCCGCTCCACCTTCGCCTATCAGGCTCCAATCCCCCCTTGCCCCTCAACCAGCGGCTCCAGTAGTCGCTTATCAAGCCCCCGTCAAggtggaccaccctgacgcctatacggGGAAAATTGGAAACAAGTCCAGGCAATGGCTCACTAGGATGATGGCATGGGTCTGCCTCAATCagcggatgttcccaaccgatcaggaggtcctatcattcctcctgatgaacatgaaggacatggcaggagcctgggcacacccccacctcgaccaactagggtcccacagggccatCATTCAAACAGTTGAGGATTTTAAGAGGGAATTCCTGGCCGCATTTGGGAACCCGGATGCCACACGAGCTGCTGAGCAGCAGATCACaaaccttactcagacaggaacctgcgctgagtacatcactaagttcaggaccatcgccatggacctggactggaacgacgccgccctttgtgggcaattcgcacgtggcctccactgggaggtcagccgtctCCTCGCCACTCGGGAACGGCGCCccaccaccctccttgagctgcagaacgcggctctggtcattgacaacgccctccgagaagagcgcgccagccacccgcctaagggtaataagtctggcacCTCCAacaccacccccaataggggggcaagtactggccaacaggccacgaGACCAGGGCGCCTATCCAGCGATCCTAATTTTGTCTCCGAGGAGGAGCGaaaccgccgcagggctgaaggcctctgcatcaaatgcggaaAAGCAGGGCataagtttgcagaatgccgcactggctggaaggccacgcctaaggaggaaggcgtcaaaaaggaagccgccaaaattggcgaagagtctggacccgaatcgggaaaagactaagggtacctgctgccgcgcgcaaggaccccaaggactctggttgttTTGAATTTTGTAACATATCGAATAGTATCAATAGAAATGCCCCACTTTTTACAATTCCAATTcaaccagagaaaaaagcggaaacattagaagtcctgattgattcaggcgccacatcctcATTCCTCCACCCACGCACTGCCAAGACATTACGCCTCCCCCTTATAGATCTCCCTCATCCCcgtactgttactatgcttgatgggttgagcccccaggcaggcaaaatctggaagaaggccaacctaaccttctcccttgatggcaagaaaatgaccaagaccttccttatctgcaatacagggtctcacgccgccatcttgggattgaaatggctagacgcccacaacccagaaattgattggaaccaacgcaccctctcctttcctcaTGCCCCACcggaacacgtggccattgccgaggaggaggaagctgacaagaacccccttgaaggagtaccccccaagtaccatcaatacgccaaggtatttggagaggaagaattcaataagcttccccccACAGGCACTACGATATTGGCATTGAACTTAccaaagaaggccccctcaattCTCCCCTTTATAGTATGACAGACGCTGAGTCTGCCacgctcaaggactggcttagggatgagttgaaagcagggaagatccgcccgagcaagtcttccatcagttcccccgtgatgtttgtccccaaaaaggatggttcccgttgCTTGGTCGTTGATTACCGTCGCCTCaacaaccggacaaagaaaaacgtgTACCCGCTACCCCGTCCCAATGATCTTATGGCCCAACTCCGTGGCGCCAAaatcttcaccaagctagacctaagatgggggtacaacaatgtccaagttaaggagggcaatgaatggaaaactgcgttccgcaccaagtatggcttgTACGAATCCTTagtcatgacatttggcctcaccaacgctCCCGCCGCCtttcaacattttatgaacgagTTGTTTAAAGACCTGttagatgtatgcgtcatcatttacctcaatgacatcctgatctactcaaaggatgacgcatcacacacacaacacgttcatgaagtcTTACGGCGTCTAATGGAAaatcagctgttctgcaaagCGTCTAAATGTACTTTCCACgttacctctgtggaataccttggGATTATTGTATCCGATAAGGGgtttagtctggataaactcaagatccaggcagtacaagaatggccggtgcccactaaagtcaaggaagtccaattgttcctagGCTTCGCCAATTTCCTCCGccgatttgttgccaacttcagccatgtggctaggccgctacataacctagtcaagaaggatacgccttggaaatggaacacaaaggaacaggaagcattccaagggctGAAGGACGCCATAACCAACGCCCCCGTACTCCGTCACGCTGACCCTACCAAGCCTTATTTTCTGGAGACAGACGCTTCCGGCGCAGCCCTAGGTgctatactcagccaacggcAGGAAGACGGCCAACTTCATCCTCTTGGCTTCCTatctgagtcattcaagggcgccaaacagaactatgacacccatgacaaggagctgcTAGccatcatccgctccttcaagtattggcgtatcttcttggaaggaaccgtTCACCCTATCACTGTGTTCACTgaccaccgcaacctggaatattggaaggagtcccggACATTCAACCGTCAACACGcaagatggcacctactgtTAGCAGgctacaacttccaaattgtttaCCGCCCGGGAAAGCAGTCAGGAAAACCCGATGCCCTCTCACGCCGTTCTGATCACGCCGATATTCCACCCGCtgaccaaaccatgctcccggAACCCATATTTGCAAACGTAGCCTTAGTTACGCCAGAGAAGGAattacaacgccagattgaatCGTCACTCGATCAGGACAAGTctttggaagaaatcctacaGTTCCTACAAAACGAGTCCAAAGCCCCACCTTCtatcaaacgcgcatttaAGGATTACGAAATGGAGGCAGGTCTAttgttctaccaaggacgtATTGTGGTCCCAGATGTGGGCTCTTTGAGGACGGATCTCCTACGGATATTCCACGATAGTCCCTTGGCAGGGCACCCTGGCAGGCAGCGTACCCTAGAACTAGTCTCACgcaactactattggccaggcaTCCGAGCAgatacatactggcacgtggattcctgtgaaactTGCCAACGGATCTGGAAACCAAAATACGCTTCCATCCCCCCACAGCCACTCAAACTCCCATCCAGGCCGTGGCAACACGTTtcttatgacatgattgtagattTACCAAAGGACGGAAGCAACAACTCCATCCTGGTCATAgtagacagcttcaccaaatatgggatctttgtcaaatgctccaaaaagctgAGAGCACCCAAGCTAGCGGAGttgttcctggaacacgtatggaaacgccatGGAATGCCGGAAAAAACAgtattggatagaggaagggtcttcaataacaaattcttACGGGCTCTTTACAAACGCCTTGGGATTGACCCGCACTTCTCATTGGCATACCACCCTCAGAGCGACGGCCAAACGGAACAAGTAAACCCctccattgaacacttccttaGAGCATACTCAGGAGTcaaccaaagggactggaccaaatggcttccgatggcggagtttgcatacaataacgcggtacatagcagcacgggcAAAACTCCCTTTAAAGCTCTGTACGGCTGGGAACCTACCTTAACTCCGTCAAGcgtaccaacagatgtcccGGAGGCAGACGAccttgcccaaacaatggaggcacaatggaaggaggtgGAGTCAGCCCTCCGACAGTCCAAACAAAGGATGACAATCGGAGGAGAAGGAAGCCCAACGGAATtcgagattggagaagaagcctggttggacgccaaaaacgttaACCTTAAAACACTAAGTCCCAaactaacggaacaacgtctgggacccttcaaggttattgagaaaatctccgaccaaGCTTACCGCTTAGAACTCCCCCCAACCATGCGGAttcacaatgtcttctatgtgggactctTATCTAAGGTCaagagggacaaaaagcgtacctttgaaaattgtccccctccagtcactgtggacggggaagaggaatacgaagTAGAAGGGATAACAGACATGGAGGAAAGagacggaaaatggttcttcagggtcaaatggaagggctacggACCGGAGGAGAACACGTGGGAGCCCCGagagaacctcaaaaatgcggggaaaattttgaaaaaataTGAGGAAGAGATGAGAAaaaaggccctcggcgctgccaaggtccttagagggggggcagtgtcgtagacacactcgataccagggaatttattcccattttctcgaatttaaacgaagacaaacggacaacattttcaatcacgtgacttcggcgcttatatcatacgctaagcgccaagccacgtccccttccgcgcttacctcagcacacgtagccacctccacctgatgacatcactatgacacgtcagtgacacgtatgcatgagtaaggccgactgcggaacggggttcttattggattacatattggatatgatgtatttgtaactagtcactctgtagaatataaaggaggccaaccgaccatggtaacacccaggtcgattacctcttgtcgcatccccatcactgtacaagggccttaagcccagtaacccacttagctacttagtccacaccgccttaagcggctctcttgctgtagttacatagttggtcattgcccttacggccttgatcaccgtagtatagctggtcgttgtcgtaggatagcttgccgccgccttatgCGGTTctccacttagatacatctggccgcaagcgccaacccccttgacgtccttacagacgtctaggacagctATAGCTCAAGAAGGGGTTGGGGGCTGGGAGTTCATGCAAGGCTGTAAGATCATTTGGGCTACTATGATCTTGCACATTTGCATCAGGTTCTCCAAACCCGCCGGGTGCCATGCTAGCCAAGGCGGATTTGGCTCTCTGGAAGAGCGCTGGTCTCCAGTTACAAAGTGCCCGACATCGTCCTGCATGCTTGTAGATGCGGGGCAGATTTCTGTCCCAAGCTTTGAGCGTCCATCCGCACACAGAGCTTGCTATGCAATGATAGTATGCGTTGTCTTGACGCAGTGCATCATCACTAGCAGGATGGCATGGCTTGGTGAGCTCACGCGCAAGAAGATCAGGCATAGGACCAGATCAAATTCTACTCCCTGGCAACGAATGCTCACTGTTGTCGATCCAGAGTGGATTGGTCTCAGTTGGAACTGCATCAAAAGCCGGGCCAGCATGTTTGGCTTGCTTTTGCGGTTGGGAGTCTCCACAAGGACGACTGAGAGTGCGTTTCATGGTAGCAGGCATAGACAGAATCGTACTAATACTGCATAATGTAGTGTaagttgcgcatataacatCAGACAGAGATgtagttggcctccttaccTTCAACACCGAGTTGTACAATAGAATGCTCGAATAAAACAATTAATGGTAAAATAAATCTTCATTGAACACGACTATATATCACAGCAGTGCCGGCGTCGAAGACAGAAGAAGCCGGTCGAAATCGAGTCATTGAGGCTAGCTTAGGAAGGAGTCGGGGAGGGCTCGGTCATCGGGGACTAGATGACCAAACAGTACTAGCATGTTCCTAACGGTAAGTCACGTGACGACGTCGGCGACCATGACCGACAATCCTGagcccaagggcaaaggcatTAGCTCGCGCTTTTCGAACATTTTGCGTCGTTCTACTCGCTCTACCTCTGATTTGACTGGCATACACGAACATGATATTGCTTCTGATTACCCGACTGTTAGAAAAGTCATCAAAAAACCCAAAAACAACGACTCTAATGACTCCATATCTATTTACGCATCCGATGATTCCGACAAAAAACCCAGAAAATAGCCAATGTCCCTAACCGTAAGCCTGTATACAAAAATCCATTCTCTGCCATCCCTAGCGGAGGCACACAAGAGGCAGTCGCTAGCGCGCTAGCCGAAACTGACCGCATATCGGACTATACCCTTAGCCCACCCCCCACTGTTCCTCTCGTCGCAAGCCCGCCGAGAAGCTCTGGCGTCGCAAACGCAGGCATCACACTGGTCATCAGCTCCTCACAAGAGTCAGAACAGGTTAGAGATGCCGGCGCGGCGCTGGCGCAACTCACGGAATATACGTTGGACGATGAACCCTCCTCTAGCCCTCCCAAAATCACATACGTTGAAGAGAAGGCCGTATCTAGGCCAGGATCAACCACCCCCACCCGAAACCGCACGAGACCCACCGAAAGACAAGTCACCCCCATGGAAGACTGGGTTTTCAGCAGCCAAGAGCTACACTGGTTTAAACGCCTCGAGGCTGGAGGCTACCCCGACAACGAAGCTCTCGAACGCTGCATCAAGTACTACACCATCACCAACCAAGCCATCGCCACATCATCGAGAACAGACAACTATATGACGATACCGACGAAGAAAAGAGCAGCACGAACGCATTCATTCAAAAAATCGAAAAACTAGGCAACCAAATCTCTTCAATCGCCGAAAACGCGCTTTACAACGGCACGGAAGCAGGACCAAGTCGTCCGGAATCACCGATGAAgcaagacgaagaggaagacacATACATGGGCGAACCCGAACCCGGCCCGAACCAACCTAACCCCCTAACCACCGAAATCTGCTGGGGAACCGACGCCAAACCAGGCGAGTGGGGAGGCTACACAAACCCACCAGCACCAACACACTCAGCCACTACCGATCCCACTCAAGCCATGCTCCAGGCGATTTTAACCAAGATGGGGCAGCTCGACGATATCAAGTCCCGACTAGACAAACTCGAAGGCAAATCGCCGCAGGTACACACTGCACAAACGAGCACGTCTAGAAACAAACACACAACTAACCCAAGTCCCGCCCCAACCGTCAACTCCTCACAAACGCGTCCAAGCTTTGCCAATGTCGCGGCAAAGGCGCCAGCCAAAGCCCCGGAGGTCAAAGCCTCTAACATTGCCGCTGCTATCAAGAGGGATATCGCCAAACCGGCGCCCGCACAGAGCGACGACAAGAATTTTGTTGTTCGTTTCAAAACTCTACCCGTCACCCAACCAAACCCCGAAAGCATATTCGTGGCCATGCGAgaatgccttgatgccgcAAACCGCAACCTCGGCAAGGGCAGACTCACAAGAGTCCGGTGGTCACTAAAGGCAAGCCTTCACCTTTCCTTCTCCAATAATGTCTCCGTCACGGCGATTGAAAACGCCATCCCACTGCTCATGGATCGTCTACGACTCCCTGAGTACGAATTCGGACCTGAGGTCCCTTGGAGCAGACTAGTCGTCACCAACGTCCCCACCGGGATGGGCGGCTCTCTCCAACGCATGCGCAACCGCGAGGAGCTAACTCAGCTCCTCAACGAAGCCTTCCCTGACTCCGCCAAATTTGGCTCAGTCAAACTTACCCTCGCACCCGACTGGCTAGCAGACCCCGCGCGATTACAAGCCGAGGGACGCCATGCCTCCACCGTTTCGTTCGCATTTGAAGACGCAGGAGGTCTCACCTCGGCCCGTCTAATGAGCTCACCCAACCTGTTCATCTACGGCAGGAAATGCGAAATCAAGAAGTTTAACCCCAAACCCCTACTGCAAACCTGCACTAAATGCGTTCGCTACGGACACACCGAACGTCAATGCCGAACCAAGAAACCCCGCTGCCACAAATGCGGACGCAACAACCACTCGACCGACGAACACAACGCAGACAACTGCCCCCGATGCATCCGCGAAGGCAAAGGGAACCCATGCGAGTGCGTTTACTGCACATCTTGCAGTCTTCACGGACACCGATTCAACACCACCGAATGCCCCAAAATGTCCGAATTCCGCCGCCCTATCACGCAATTAATTGCAAACCGGTCATCGGTCCGCAATGACTGAAAGACACATCATCCAACTCAACGTGGCAGGATGCAACCCGCGCATGCATGCCCTGCTAAACGAACCACTGTACGCGCACTTTGACATATTATCTTTCAGGACATATGGTGGGGCCGCATCGGCTCCCAGAAAAATACCAACCCCAATCATCATAATATTTATGGCACGGTCAACTCCCAATTATCTATGCGTCGTTCCACCCGGCTTCGAAGAAGCACAAGGCCCGAGCGTCGCCATCTATATCCGCAAACCGACACATTCACGCACAATTCTCCAACTGCGTCCCGATCCACCGCGATATCCTCGCACTAGACGTCTCTCTCGAAAACCACAAATTCACCATCATCAACACATACGCACACGGAAAAGACGCCTACAAAACAATCCAACACCTTACCGAACAAATCATCCCAGCCGAACGCCCACTCATCCTAACAGGAGACTTCAACCTCCACCACCCCGATTGGGCCCTCGATAATTCCAAATGGAAAAACAGGCACCCCAACCAAACCGAGAGAGAATTTAGGGACTACGCTGAGTACAACAACCTGACCCTAATGAACACCACCTCCTCCCCACACGCATTGCACCCAATACCAAATCCAATTCAATCATTGATCTCACCTTTCTTAACCCTAGGGCCGTCGAGGCATGGCCTAACTTCAACTGGGAAGTAGACACGCCCTCGACAGGCAGATCGTGCGGATCGGACCATATGGCCATAACATGGTCGATCCAGCCGTCCGATCAAAACCTGCCTGATGAAGACGCGGTCCAAACACCGCACAGGCAAATCGACCCCAAGCGGGAGGACAAATGGGTGGAAGCTTATGCCAACGCCCTCAAGAAATTCGAACTCCCCGAAGAACCCACTACGGCCGAAGACGCTGACTTGATCACGGGGGCGATCTTGGAAGCGATGTCAACCGCCACGATGAAAACGATGCCCGACGGCAACAAAAAGAAAGGTAGCGGACCAGTCCGATCCCCTTGGTGGAACGCCGAATGCTCAGGCGCCCTCAACGACCTTAAACATAACCCCGAAGGACGCACCCAAGACCAACTACGCGCTACCCTACGCGGCGCCATTAGACGAGCTTGCCAAAACAACGGTGACCGTATACTATCTGAAATACGTACGTCCAAGGTCTTCGAGTCGCTGAAATGGTTCCAAGGAAAAAGACGATCCCTACTGCCCCCGATCAAAAACCCCAACGGCGGCAACACAGCCACGCACCCACACCACAAAGCCGAAAACCTAGCCAAACA carries:
- a CDS encoding Retrotransposable element Tf2 protein, giving the protein MLDGLSPQAGKIWKKANLTFSLDGKKMTKTFLICNTGSHAAILGLKWLDAHNPEIDWNQRTLSFPHAPPEHVAIAEEEEADKNPLEGVPPKYHQYAKDWLRDELKAGKIRPSKSSISSPVMFVPKKDGSRCLVVDYRRLNNRTKKNVYPLPRPNDLMAQLRGAKIFTKLDLRWGYNNVQVKEGNEWKTAFRTKYGLYESLVMTFGLTNAPAAFQHFMNELFKDLLDVCVIIYLNDILIYSKDDASHTQHVHEVLRRLMENQLFCKASKCTFHVTSVEYLGIIVSDKGFSLDKLKIQAVQEWPVPTKVKEVQLFLGFANFLRRFVANFSHVARPLHNLVKKDTPWKWNTKEQEAFQGLKDAITNAPVLRHADPTKPYFLETDASGAALGAILSQRQEDGQLHPLGFLSESFKGAKQNYDTHDKELLAIIRSFKYWRIFLEGTVHPITVFTDHRNLEYWKESRTFNRQHARWHLLLAGYNFQIVYRPGKQSGKPDALSRRSDHADIPPADQTMLPEPIFANVALVTPEKELQRQIESSLDQDKSLEEILQFLQNESKAPPSIKRAFKDYEMEAGLLFYQGRIVVPDVGSLRTDLLRIFHDSPLAGHPGRQRTLELVSRNYYWPGIRADTYWHVDSCETCQRIWKPKYASIPPQPLKLPSRPWQHVSYDMIVDLPKDGSNNSILVIVDSFTKYGIFVKCSKKLRAPKLAELFLEHVWKRHGMPEKTVLDRGRVFNNKFLRALYKRLGIDPHFSLAYHPQSDGQTEQVNPSIEHFLRAYSGVNQRDWTKWLPMAEFAYNNAVHSSTGKTPFKALYGWEPTLTPSSVPTDVPEADDLAQTMEAQWKEVESALRQSKQRMTIGGEGSPTEFEIGEEAWLDAKNVNLKTLSPKLTEQRLGPFKVIEKISDQAYRLELPPTMRIHNVFYVGLLSKVKRDKKRTFENCPPPVTVDGEEEYEVEGITDMEERDGKWFFRVKWKGYGPEENTWEPRENLKNAGKILKKYEEEMRKKALGAAKVLRGGAVS
- a CDS encoding Retrotransposable element Tf2 protein, producing MATCSRSTARPPSPLDQGELGPALPATANESGDLQPEVYGEISLSRAISLLLGLQNQVIRLERELEEIKEVNKEAQDWMGAVNQTLTRIKASGGPQPHTPEDRKPPAVEATPRPIPKTDTLPAPSAPLIAWANPTKPPLTFAQPTPVRAPPRVHTPAPPSPIRLQSPLAPQPAAPVVAYQAPVKVDHPDAYTGKIGNKSRQWLTRMMAWVCLNQRMFPTDQEVLSFLLMNMKDMAGAWAHPHLDQLGSHRAIIQTVEDFKREFLAAFGNPDATRAAEQQITNLTQTGTCAEYITKFRTIAMDLDWNDAALCGQFARGLHWEVSRLLATRERRPTTLLELQNAALVIDNALREERASHPPKGNKSGTSNTTPNRGASTGQQATRPGRLSSDPNFVSEEERNRRRAEGLCIKCGKAGHKFAECRTGWKATPKEEGVKKEAAKIGEESGPESGKD